A single region of the Streptomyces vilmorinianum genome encodes:
- a CDS encoding VOC family protein — protein sequence MTSTLQNVVIDAADAAELATFWASVTGWQPADWNSPDEAVVRNPAGGVSIYFMRVPEEKAGKNRVHLDIAPSDGATASSEIARLVDLGAKVLAEHESHTVLADIEGNEFCVTGERD from the coding sequence ATGACCAGCACCCTGCAGAACGTCGTCATCGACGCCGCCGACGCTGCCGAGCTCGCCACCTTCTGGGCCTCCGTCACCGGCTGGCAGCCGGCCGACTGGAACAGCCCTGACGAGGCCGTCGTCCGCAACCCCGCCGGCGGCGTGAGTATCTACTTCATGCGCGTCCCCGAGGAGAAGGCGGGCAAGAACCGGGTGCACCTCGACATCGCCCCGTCCGACGGCGCCACGGCGAGCAGCGAGATCGCCCGGCTCGTGGACCTGGGCGCGAAGGTCCTCGCCGAGCACGAGAGCCACACCGTCCTGGCGGACATCGAGGGCAACGAGTTCTGCGTGACGGGCGAGCGGGACTGA
- a CDS encoding acyl carrier protein, with the protein MPDQERVVAWIVEFLAETLDVAPHEIDPATPLDHLGVDSATTLVICARLREELGLHVRPREVLDNYSADALARYLAGPRTSEV; encoded by the coding sequence ATGCCCGATCAGGAGCGGGTCGTCGCCTGGATCGTGGAGTTCCTCGCGGAGACGCTGGACGTCGCACCGCACGAGATCGACCCGGCGACGCCGCTCGACCACCTGGGGGTGGACTCCGCGACGACGCTGGTGATCTGCGCCAGGCTCCGGGAGGAGCTGGGGCTGCACGTGCGGCCCAGGGAAGTGCTCGACAACTACTCGGCGGACGCGCTGGCCAGGTATCTGGCCGGGCCCCGCACCTCGGAGGTCTGA
- a CDS encoding non-ribosomal peptide synthetase, with protein MSMTNQGGGAAGKGGLADIKRALLEAKLSRQRADAAARDRIVPVDRTGPVEVSDQQRHLWLLHQLAPEEPVYNVPFALRLRGALDVAALGRALCGLVARHEALRTRFHAERGVPYQIIDEAPDTWPLPVTDLATVPAPVPAPDGGPTTEEARIRAWVETQARAPFDLAAGPLLRTDLLRVGDNDHVLLLCLHHIVTDGWSVGVLTRDLAALYEGADLPDLVAQPVDHAVWQRRRLAAGAQDAQIAHWRTALDGVPTLDFPTDRPRPAHPVWAGAELELPLPTHLGPAVRDWARAERVSLLAVLQAAFLTVLSRYTGQDDLAVGSVFSGRTRSEVEPLVGFFANTLVLRTSTAGDPTFAELVHRCQQTVLGALEHQDVPFGTLVEELRPQRIPGRNPLFQISFTLLTGAMVGEFGLGEGVTVEALPVENGTSRFDLAFQVNEAADGQLRVWLEYSTELFERGRMERLVGHFASVLERGVADPGVRVGSVELLGAGERERVLEEWNPLPVVREEDGLLLHELVERWVLSSPEAPAMTFAGSALSYAGLDSAAVGLARVLRGLHGVGPGRVVGVFLERGLDLPVAMLGVLKAGGAWLPLDPQYPRERLAAVLADAEPAVVVTTRDLAGTVPAGVPVVCLDEPPADVEVPDLPAPAVSPDDLAYVIYTSGSTGVPKGVMVSHRSAVNFVLNVRGLFGIGPGDRLLQFANPAFDVSVFDFFGALGSGAVVVGAPREVLLDPGLLQGLMVGERVSVADVPPAVLRLLDPGVLVDLRALFVGLEAFPAELVNRWAVGGREFHNGYGPTEVTVACVDYVCPSGGLVSSPPIGRAMGNHRVYVLDGSLEPVPVGVAGELFVAGVGLARGYVGRADLTAERFVPDPFGGSGGRMYRTGDVVRWREDGNLEFLGRADRQVKIRGLRIEPGEIEHALARWPGVGEGRVVVDRPGTPGARLIAYVVAEPGVVVDGGAVRAGLLERLPLHMVPAQVVVIDALPLTANGKLDQSRLPAAVEGSGGVFRAPSTAVEKELAVIWQELLDVPLERIGAGDGFFDLGGNSLQVTRLISRIRDVFQVALEPRTLFVHPGLQDLATRIDDHLTTQWAEEAELEAEIAELSEEELDRLLSEEA; from the coding sequence ATGAGCATGACGAATCAGGGTGGCGGCGCGGCGGGCAAGGGCGGCCTCGCCGACATCAAGCGCGCCCTGCTCGAAGCCAAGCTGAGCCGGCAGCGGGCCGACGCGGCCGCACGCGACCGCATCGTGCCCGTGGACCGCACCGGCCCGGTCGAGGTCTCCGACCAGCAGCGGCACCTCTGGCTGCTGCACCAGCTGGCCCCGGAAGAGCCCGTCTACAACGTGCCGTTCGCGCTGCGGCTGCGCGGCGCGCTCGACGTGGCGGCGCTCGGCCGGGCCCTGTGCGGCCTGGTCGCCCGCCACGAAGCGCTCCGTACCCGCTTCCACGCCGAGCGCGGCGTGCCGTACCAGATCATCGACGAGGCGCCCGACACCTGGCCTCTGCCCGTCACCGACCTCGCCACCGTGCCCGCGCCCGTGCCCGCCCCCGACGGCGGCCCCACGACCGAGGAAGCGCGCATCCGGGCCTGGGTGGAGACGCAGGCCCGGGCCCCCTTCGACCTGGCGGCCGGACCGCTGCTGCGCACCGACCTCCTCAGGGTCGGCGACAACGACCACGTCCTGCTGCTCTGCCTGCACCACATCGTGACCGACGGCTGGTCCGTCGGAGTCCTCACCCGCGACCTGGCCGCCCTGTACGAGGGCGCCGACCTGCCGGACCTGGTCGCCCAGCCCGTGGACCACGCCGTCTGGCAGCGGCGCCGGCTCGCCGCGGGCGCCCAGGACGCCCAGATCGCCCACTGGAGGACCGCCCTCGACGGCGTCCCCACCCTGGACTTCCCGACCGACCGCCCACGCCCCGCCCACCCCGTCTGGGCGGGCGCGGAACTCGAACTGCCACTGCCGACCCACCTCGGCCCCGCCGTCCGCGACTGGGCGCGGGCCGAGCGCGTCTCGCTCCTCGCCGTCCTTCAGGCCGCTTTCCTGACGGTGCTGTCTCGTTATACGGGTCAGGATGATCTGGCGGTGGGGTCGGTGTTCTCGGGGCGGACCCGTTCCGAGGTGGAGCCGCTGGTCGGCTTCTTCGCGAACACGCTGGTGTTGCGTACCAGCACGGCCGGCGACCCGACCTTCGCCGAACTCGTCCACCGCTGCCAGCAGACCGTCCTCGGCGCACTCGAGCACCAGGACGTCCCCTTCGGCACGCTCGTCGAGGAACTCCGTCCCCAGCGGATTCCGGGGCGCAACCCGCTCTTCCAGATCAGCTTCACCCTGCTGACGGGCGCCATGGTCGGCGAGTTCGGCCTGGGCGAGGGCGTGACCGTCGAAGCCCTCCCCGTCGAGAACGGAACCTCCCGCTTCGACCTGGCCTTCCAGGTGAACGAGGCAGCCGACGGACAGCTCCGCGTCTGGCTCGAGTATTCGACGGAGTTGTTCGAGCGGGGTCGGATGGAGCGGTTGGTGGGGCATTTCGCTTCGGTGTTGGAGCGGGGTGTGGCTGATCCGGGTGTGCGGGTGGGTTCGGTGGAGTTGCTTGGCGCGGGGGAGCGGGAGCGGGTGCTGGAGGAGTGGAATCCGCTTCCGGTGGTGCGGGAGGAGGACGGTCTGCTGCTGCACGAGTTGGTGGAGCGGTGGGTGTTGTCCTCGCCTGAGGCGCCGGCGATGACGTTCGCGGGGAGCGCTCTGTCGTATGCGGGTCTGGATTCCGCCGCTGTCGGTCTTGCGCGGGTGTTGCGTGGGCTGCATGGGGTGGGGCCTGGCCGGGTTGTGGGCGTGTTCCTGGAGCGGGGTCTTGATCTTCCCGTGGCGATGCTGGGTGTCTTGAAGGCGGGTGGTGCGTGGCTGCCGTTGGATCCGCAGTATCCGCGGGAGCGTCTGGCGGCGGTGCTCGCGGACGCGGAGCCGGCGGTCGTGGTGACGACCCGGGACCTTGCCGGAACGGTGCCGGCGGGCGTGCCGGTGGTGTGCCTCGACGAGCCGCCGGCCGACGTGGAGGTGCCGGATCTTCCGGCCCCCGCCGTGTCTCCTGATGATCTGGCGTATGTGATTTATACGTCGGGGTCGACGGGTGTGCCGAAGGGTGTGATGGTGTCGCATCGGTCGGCGGTGAATTTTGTGTTGAATGTGCGGGGGTTGTTCGGGATCGGTCCTGGGGATCGGTTGTTGCAGTTTGCGAATCCGGCGTTCGATGTGTCGGTGTTTGATTTCTTTGGTGCTTTGGGTTCGGGTGCGGTGGTGGTGGGTGCGCCGCGTGAGGTGTTGCTGGATCCGGGGTTGTTGCAGGGTTTGATGGTGGGGGAGCGGGTGTCGGTGGCGGATGTGCCGCCGGCGGTGTTGCGTTTGTTGGATCCGGGTGTGTTGGTGGATCTGCGGGCGTTGTTCGTGGGGTTGGAGGCCTTTCCTGCGGAGTTGGTGAATCGTTGGGCTGTGGGTGGGCGTGAGTTCCACAATGGTTATGGTCCGACGGAGGTGACGGTTGCGTGTGTGGATTATGTGTGTCCGTCGGGTGGTTTGGTTTCGTCGCCGCCGATCGGTCGGGCGATGGGGAATCATCGGGTGTATGTGCTGGATGGTTCTTTGGAGCCGGTTCCGGTGGGTGTTGCGGGGGAGTTGTTTGTTGCGGGTGTGGGGTTGGCGCGGGGGTATGTGGGGCGTGCTGATCTGACGGCTGAGCGGTTTGTGCCGGATCCGTTCGGGGGTTCGGGTGGGCGGATGTATCGCACGGGTGATGTGGTGCGGTGGCGTGAGGATGGGAATCTGGAGTTTTTGGGGCGTGCGGATCGGCAGGTGAAGATTCGTGGTCTGCGGATCGAGCCGGGTGAGATCGAGCATGCGTTGGCGCGTTGGCCGGGTGTGGGTGAGGGCCGGGTGGTGGTGGACCGTCCGGGGACTCCTGGGGCGCGGTTGATCGCGTATGTGGTGGCCGAGCCGGGTGTGGTGGTCGATGGTGGTGCGGTGCGTGCGGGGTTGTTGGAGCGGCTTCCGTTGCACATGGTGCCGGCGCAGGTGGTGGTGATCGACGCGTTGCCGTTGACGGCGAACGGGAAGTTGGATCAGTCGCGGTTGCCGGCCGCGGTGGAGGGTTCGGGGGGTGTGTTCCGGGCGCCGTCGACGGCGGTGGAGAAGGAACTCGCGGTGATCTGGCAGGAGTTGCTGGATGTTCCGTTGGAGCGGATCGGGGCGGGGGACGGGTTCTTCGATCTGGGTGGCAACAGTCTGCAGGTCACCCGGTTGATCTCGCGGATCCGTGATGTGTTCCAGGTCGCTCTGGAACCGCGGACCCTGTTCGTCCATCCCGGCCTGCAAGACCTCGCCACCCGCATCGACGACCACCTCACCACGCAGTGGGCGGAAGAGGCGGAACTCGAAGCCGAGATCGCGGAACTGTCCGAGGAAGAGCTCGACCGCCTGCTGAGCGAGGAAGCCTGA
- a CDS encoding MFS transporter: MSEAESTERAPGGLWRDPDFLKFWSAESLSMFGAQISLLAIPLVAATTLDATPFQMGIVNAAQFAPYMLFTLLAGVWIDQSRRRPIMIVANFGRVLVLGLIPVLTALDLMSIGLLGVIVFFAATLTVVFDLAYQAYIPSLVGRSHLIEANGKLEGSRSLAQASGPGLGGVLVGLASAPVAVLLNAATYLVSAVSLLFIRRAEEPPPRTAVEGSVASRIGAGLRLVWRNRYMRAIAGEAATYNLFNQALWAVLIIYLTRELGFSPVTLGLVMAMTGVGAFLGSLVAGRLGRRWGIGRTIMITMVIACGSPLLVPAAGGGKIATVIIVGGALMLNGIGVVVSNIQVMSLRQTAVASEILGRANAGYRFLVTGTAAIGALLGGWLGGLIGLRATLFVVGGCTLLALLFIARSPLPRLRDLSEVVPDDGRAPADAAQSLQKTAN; this comes from the coding sequence ATGAGCGAGGCCGAGTCGACCGAACGGGCGCCCGGAGGGCTCTGGCGGGACCCGGACTTCCTGAAGTTCTGGTCCGCGGAGAGCCTGTCGATGTTCGGCGCCCAGATCTCGCTGCTGGCGATTCCCCTGGTGGCGGCCACCACGCTGGACGCCACCCCCTTCCAGATGGGCATCGTCAACGCCGCCCAGTTCGCGCCGTACATGCTGTTCACCCTGCTCGCCGGGGTGTGGATCGACCAGAGCCGCCGCCGGCCCATCATGATCGTCGCGAACTTCGGGCGGGTGCTCGTCCTCGGTCTCATCCCGGTGCTCACCGCCCTGGACCTGATGAGCATCGGGCTGCTCGGCGTCATCGTCTTCTTCGCCGCGACCCTGACCGTGGTGTTCGACCTGGCGTACCAGGCGTACATCCCGTCCCTCGTGGGCCGGTCGCACCTGATCGAGGCCAACGGCAAGCTGGAGGGCAGCCGTTCGCTCGCCCAGGCGAGCGGCCCGGGCCTCGGCGGCGTGCTCGTCGGACTGGCCTCGGCGCCCGTGGCGGTGCTCCTGAACGCGGCCACCTACCTCGTCTCCGCCGTGTCGCTGCTGTTCATCCGGCGCGCGGAGGAGCCGCCGCCGCGGACCGCCGTCGAGGGCTCCGTGGCGTCGCGGATCGGCGCGGGCCTCCGGCTGGTCTGGCGCAACCGTTACATGCGGGCGATCGCCGGTGAGGCCGCCACGTACAACCTCTTCAACCAGGCGCTGTGGGCCGTGCTCATCATCTACCTGACCCGTGAACTCGGCTTCAGCCCCGTCACCCTCGGCCTCGTCATGGCGATGACCGGCGTCGGCGCCTTCCTCGGCAGCCTGGTGGCAGGACGGCTCGGCAGGCGCTGGGGCATCGGACGGACCATCATGATCACGATGGTGATCGCCTGCGGCTCGCCGCTGCTCGTCCCGGCCGCAGGCGGCGGCAAGATCGCGACCGTGATCATCGTCGGCGGCGCGCTGATGCTCAACGGCATCGGCGTCGTGGTCAGCAACATCCAGGTGATGAGCCTGCGTCAGACCGCGGTCGCGTCCGAGATCCTCGGCCGCGCCAACGCCGGCTACCGCTTCCTCGTCACCGGCACCGCCGCCATCGGCGCCCTGCTCGGCGGCTGGCTCGGCGGCCTGATCGGACTGCGCGCCACCCTCTTCGTCGTCGGCGGCTGCACCCTCCTCGCCCTGCTCTTCATCGCCCGCTCGCCGCTGCCCCGGCTGCGCGACCTGTCGGAGGTCGTGCCCGACGACGGCCGCGCGCCCGCGGACGCGGCACAATCCCTCCAGAAGACGGCCAACTGA
- a CDS encoding LysE family translocator, which yields MLTFAAASLVLIMIPGPDQALITRNALAGGRAAGLLTMVGGVLGLSVHVTAAALGISAIVVASATAFTVLKAVGVTYLVWMGIATLRGARRTLAADAGAVPEDGAADARFLRHGFLSNALNPKVALFFVTFLPQFLPAQGQVLPRALLLSAVFAALYLAWFSTYVVAVDRLGGLLRRPRVRGRIEQVTGLLLIGFAARLALQGG from the coding sequence GTGCTGACCTTCGCCGCCGCGTCACTCGTCCTGATCATGATCCCGGGCCCGGACCAGGCGTTGATCACCCGTAACGCGCTGGCCGGCGGGCGCGCCGCCGGCCTGCTGACCATGGTCGGCGGGGTGCTCGGCCTCAGTGTGCACGTCACCGCCGCCGCCCTGGGCATCTCCGCGATCGTGGTCGCCTCCGCGACGGCCTTCACCGTCCTGAAGGCGGTAGGGGTCACGTACCTGGTGTGGATGGGCATCGCCACCCTGCGCGGTGCCCGCCGCACTCTGGCGGCGGACGCCGGGGCGGTGCCGGAGGACGGGGCGGCGGACGCGCGGTTCCTGCGGCACGGTTTCCTGTCGAACGCGCTCAATCCGAAGGTCGCGCTGTTCTTCGTGACCTTCCTGCCGCAGTTCCTGCCGGCGCAGGGCCAGGTCCTGCCGCGCGCGCTGCTGCTCTCCGCGGTGTTCGCGGCGCTCTACCTGGCCTGGTTCAGCACCTATGTGGTGGCCGTGGACCGGCTGGGCGGCCTGCTGCGGCGGCCTCGGGTGCGCGGCCGGATCGAGCAGGTCACCGGGCTGCTGCTGATCGGCTTCGCGGCCCGGCTGGCGTTGCAGGGCGGCTGA
- a CDS encoding amino acid adenylation domain-containing protein has product MTTIEEKRRALLALRMRQKRAEQAAADRIVPVPRSGALAPSYQQEGLWLLHQLAPQDPVYNVPFALRLRGALDVAALGRALRGLVARHEALRTRFDEVDGEPRLRVDDAPDTWPLPVTDLSGLPDAERESRAAALVRAEAVRPFDLAAGPLLRTDLLRLGAEDHVLLLSLHHIVTDGWSTGILFQDLAALYEGADLPELTLRAADFAAWQRARLTGADLDRQLAHWRTALADLPVVDFPADRPRPAAPTSAGATLDARLPEALGEGLRALAQQEQTSLLAVLQAAFLTVLSRYTGQDDLAVGSVFSGRTRSEVEPLVGLFANTLVLRTSTAGDPTFRELVRRCKETVLGALGHQDVPFGMVVDALRPERVPGRNPLFQISLTLQAAGTSGRDARLGALTVEPFADTHEAGSRFDLGVTVIENPEGPFEIVVEYSTELFERGRMERLVGHFASVLERGVADPGVRVGSVELLGAGERERVLEEWNPLPVVREEDGLLLHELVERWVSSSPEAPAMTFAGSALSYAGLDASAARLARVLRGLHGVGPGRVVGVFLERGLDLPVAMLGVLKAGGAWLPLDPQYPRERLAAVLADAEPAVVVTTRALARSLPAGMPVVCVDEGLPEVSAPAGVVCGARPDDLAYVIYTSGSTGVPKGVMVSHRSAVNFVLNVRGLFGIGPGDRLLQFANPAFDVSVFDFFGALGSGAVVVGAPREVLLDPGLLQGLMVGERVSVADVPPAVLRLLDPGVLVDLRALFVGLEAFPAELVNRWAVGGREFHNGYGPTEVTVACVDYVCPSGGLVSSPPIGRAMGNHRVYVLDGSLEPVPVGVAGELFVAGVGLARGYVGRADLTAERFVPDPFGGSGGRMYRTGDVVRWREDGNLEFLGRADRQVKIRGLRIEPGEIEHALARWPGVGEGRVVVDRPGTPGARLIAYVVAEPGVVVDGGAVRAGLLERLPLHMVPAQVVVIDALPLTANGKLDQSRLPAAVEGSGGVFRAPSTAVEKELAVIWQELLDVPLERIGAGDGFFDLGGNSLQVTRLISRIRDVFQVALEPRTLFVHPGLQDLATRIDDHLTSHEARSADGRSPLVPLRATGSRTPLFLVHAVGGSVVPYVPLARLLDPETPVYGLEHPGLSDGAPADAGTLADLAARYVRAVREVRPNGPYHLAGWSLGGAVALEMAALLRAEGEQVDLVALLDTGVPPRSATPPGQAELLAAFTRDLAGLTGLRPPALDGQEHVDELLPLLERSGLVPAGVRDEVRTRAEVFLAASRAYHVHRPTPYDGPVTLLTAEGARTAADAADHLAWWRSHATGGLDHETVPGTHHTLLQHPHLPVLARALRHRLDLADGVRRENKESDA; this is encoded by the coding sequence ATGACCACCATCGAGGAGAAGCGCCGCGCCCTGCTGGCCCTGCGCATGCGCCAGAAGCGCGCCGAGCAGGCGGCCGCCGACCGTATCGTCCCCGTCCCCCGCTCCGGCGCCCTCGCCCCCTCCTACCAGCAGGAGGGACTCTGGCTGCTGCACCAGCTCGCGCCGCAGGACCCCGTCTACAACGTGCCGTTCGCGCTGCGGCTGCGCGGCGCGCTCGACGTGGCGGCGCTCGGCCGGGCCCTGCGCGGCCTGGTCGCCCGCCACGAAGCGCTCCGTACCCGCTTCGACGAGGTGGACGGAGAGCCCCGGCTCCGTGTCGACGACGCCCCCGACACCTGGCCGCTCCCCGTCACCGACCTGTCGGGCCTGCCCGACGCCGAGCGCGAGTCCCGCGCCGCCGCGCTCGTACGGGCCGAGGCCGTGCGGCCCTTCGACCTGGCGGCCGGACCGCTGCTGCGCACCGACCTCCTCCGACTCGGTGCCGAGGACCACGTCCTGCTGCTCAGCCTGCACCACATCGTGACCGACGGCTGGTCCACCGGCATCCTCTTCCAGGACCTGGCCGCCCTGTACGAGGGCGCCGACCTGCCCGAACTCACGCTGCGGGCCGCCGACTTCGCCGCCTGGCAGCGGGCACGCCTGACCGGTGCGGACCTGGACCGCCAGCTCGCCCACTGGCGAACCGCCCTGGCCGACCTGCCGGTCGTCGACTTTCCGGCCGACCGCCCGCGGCCCGCCGCGCCCACCTCGGCGGGAGCCACGCTCGACGCCCGGCTCCCCGAGGCACTGGGCGAGGGGCTGCGGGCCCTGGCCCAACAGGAACAGACCTCGCTCCTCGCCGTCCTTCAGGCCGCTTTCCTGACGGTGCTGTCTCGTTATACGGGTCAGGATGATCTGGCGGTGGGGTCGGTGTTCTCGGGGCGGACCCGTTCCGAGGTGGAGCCGCTGGTCGGCCTGTTCGCGAACACGCTGGTGCTGCGTACCAGCACGGCCGGCGACCCGACCTTCCGTGAACTCGTACGACGCTGCAAGGAAACCGTCCTGGGCGCCCTCGGCCACCAGGACGTCCCCTTCGGCATGGTCGTCGACGCCCTGCGCCCCGAACGGGTGCCGGGGCGCAACCCGCTCTTCCAGATCAGCCTCACCCTCCAGGCCGCCGGCACCAGCGGCCGCGACGCCCGCCTCGGCGCACTCACCGTCGAACCCTTCGCCGACACCCACGAGGCCGGATCCCGCTTCGACCTGGGCGTCACCGTCATCGAGAACCCCGAAGGACCCTTCGAGATCGTCGTCGAGTATTCGACGGAGTTGTTCGAGCGGGGTCGGATGGAGCGGTTGGTGGGGCATTTCGCTTCGGTGTTGGAGCGGGGTGTGGCTGATCCGGGTGTGCGGGTGGGTTCGGTGGAGCTGCTTGGCGCGGGGGAGCGGGAGCGGGTGCTGGAGGAGTGGAATCCGCTTCCGGTGGTGCGGGAGGAGGACGGTCTGCTGCTGCACGAGTTGGTGGAGCGGTGGGTGTCGTCCTCGCCTGAGGCGCCGGCGATGACGTTCGCGGGGAGCGCTCTGTCGTATGCGGGTCTGGACGCTTCGGCGGCTCGGCTCGCCCGGGTGTTGCGTGGGCTGCATGGCGTGGGGCCTGGCCGGGTTGTGGGCGTGTTCCTGGAGCGGGGTCTTGATCTTCCCGTGGCGATGCTGGGTGTGTTGAAGGCGGGTGGTGCGTGGCTGCCGTTGGATCCGCAGTATCCGCGGGAGCGTCTGGCGGCGGTGCTCGCGGACGCGGAGCCGGCGGTCGTGGTCACCACGCGCGCGCTCGCGCGCTCCCTTCCGGCCGGGATGCCCGTCGTGTGTGTGGACGAGGGGCTGCCGGAGGTGTCGGCACCGGCCGGTGTGGTGTGTGGTGCAAGGCCTGATGATCTGGCGTATGTGATTTATACGTCGGGGTCGACGGGTGTGCCGAAGGGTGTGATGGTGTCGCATCGGTCGGCGGTGAATTTTGTGTTGAATGTGCGGGGGTTGTTCGGGATCGGTCCTGGGGATCGGTTGTTGCAGTTTGCGAATCCGGCGTTCGATGTGTCGGTGTTTGATTTCTTTGGTGCTTTGGGTTCGGGTGCGGTGGTGGTGGGTGCGCCGCGTGAGGTGTTGCTGGATCCGGGGTTGTTGCAGGGTTTGATGGTGGGGGAGCGGGTGTCGGTGGCGGATGTGCCGCCGGCGGTGTTGCGTTTGTTGGATCCGGGTGTGTTGGTGGATCTGCGGGCGTTGTTCGTGGGGTTGGAGGCCTTTCCTGCGGAGTTGGTGAATCGTTGGGCTGTGGGTGGGCGTGAGTTCCACAATGGTTATGGTCCGACGGAGGTGACGGTTGCGTGTGTGGATTATGTGTGTCCGTCGGGTGGTTTGGTTTCGTCGCCGCCGATCGGTCGGGCGATGGGGAATCATCGGGTGTATGTGCTGGATGGTTCTTTGGAGCCGGTTCCGGTGGGTGTTGCGGGGGAGTTGTTTGTTGCGGGTGTGGGGTTGGCGCGGGGGTATGTGGGGCGTGCTGATCTGACGGCTGAGCGGTTTGTGCCGGATCCGTTCGGGGGTTCGGGTGGGCGGATGTATCGCACGGGTGATGTGGTGCGGTGGCGTGAGGATGGGAATCTGGAGTTTTTGGGGCGTGCGGATCGGCAGGTGAAGATTCGTGGTCTGCGGATCGAGCCGGGTGAGATCGAGCATGCGTTGGCGCGTTGGCCGGGTGTGGGTGAGGGCCGGGTGGTGGTGGACCGTCCGGGGACTCCTGGGGCGCGGTTGATCGCGTATGTGGTGGCCGAGCCGGGTGTGGTGGTCGATGGTGGTGCGGTGCGTGCGGGGTTGTTGGAGCGGCTTCCGTTGCACATGGTGCCGGCGCAGGTGGTGGTGATCGACGCGTTGCCGTTGACGGCGAACGGGAAGTTGGATCAGTCGCGGTTGCCGGCCGCGGTGGAGGGTTCGGGGGGTGTGTTCCGGGCGCCGTCGACGGCGGTGGAGAAGGAACTCGCGGTGATCTGGCAGGAGTTGCTGGATGTTCCGTTGGAGCGGATCGGGGCGGGGGACGGGTTCTTCGATCTGGGTGGCAACAGTCTGCAGGTCACCCGGTTGATCTCGCGGATCCGTGATGTGTTCCAGGTCGCTCTGGAACCGCGGACCCTGTTCGTCCATCCCGGCCTGCAAGACCTCGCCACCCGCATCGACGACCACCTCACCTCCCACGAGGCACGCTCCGCCGACGGCCGCTCGCCCCTCGTCCCGCTGCGCGCGACCGGCAGTCGGACGCCGCTGTTCCTCGTCCACGCGGTCGGTGGCTCCGTCGTCCCGTACGTCCCCCTGGCCCGCCTGCTCGACCCCGAGACCCCCGTCTACGGCCTGGAACACCCCGGGCTGTCCGACGGAGCCCCCGCCGACGCGGGCACGCTCGCCGACCTCGCCGCCCGCTACGTACGGGCCGTGCGCGAGGTGCGGCCGAACGGCCCCTACCACCTTGCCGGTTGGTCGCTCGGCGGAGCCGTGGCCCTGGAGATGGCGGCGCTGCTGCGTGCCGAGGGAGAGCAGGTGGACCTGGTCGCCCTGCTCGACACCGGGGTGCCGCCCCGCTCGGCGACCCCGCCCGGACAGGCCGAGCTGCTCGCCGCGTTCACACGCGACCTCGCCGGGCTCACCGGACTCCGGCCGCCCGCCCTCGACGGGCAGGAGCACGTCGACGAGCTGCTCCCGCTCCTGGAGCGGTCCGGCCTCGTACCCGCCGGGGTGCGGGACGAGGTCCGCACCCGCGCCGAGGTCTTCCTGGCCGCCTCGCGGGCGTACCACGTACACCGGCCGACGCCGTACGACGGACCGGTCACCCTGCTGACGGCGGAGGGCGCGCGGACCGCGGCCGACGCCGCCGACCACCTGGCCTGGTGGCGTTCCCACGCCACCGGCGGACTCGACCACGAGACCGTCCCCGGCACCCACCACACGCTGCTCCAGCACCCCCATCTGCCAGTGCTGGCACGCGCGCTGCGACACCGCCTCGACCTGGCGGACGGCGTGCGTCGAGAGAACAAGGAGAGTGACGCATGA
- a CDS encoding thioesterase II family protein — protein MQYTASPRWLVSGAPRPSAPQLYCFAHGGGSAAEYLRWARTIPGAGLHCVQLPGRGSRAAEELPASLDTLVEAFVAQVPLGPGPFVFLGHSLGALVAYEVTRRLRDLGAPALPARLVVSGFPAPHMPRPHTELHTLPDAELLDAVSRRHGGIPQEVLDSPELQALTVPALRGDYRLLETYVWRESAPLELPVTVFGGREDRVTPEQLEAWRELTTGEVTVRRFPGGHFYLRERPAEVLRALAAEVRAARVPAGTGGAATEGASC, from the coding sequence ATGCAGTACACCGCGTCGCCCCGCTGGCTCGTCAGCGGGGCGCCGCGGCCTTCCGCCCCCCAGCTCTACTGTTTCGCTCACGGGGGCGGCTCGGCCGCGGAGTATCTGCGCTGGGCCCGGACCATACCGGGTGCCGGTCTGCACTGCGTACAGCTCCCGGGGCGCGGTTCGCGCGCCGCCGAGGAGCTGCCCGCGAGCCTCGACACCCTGGTCGAGGCGTTCGTCGCCCAGGTGCCGCTCGGGCCGGGGCCTTTCGTGTTCCTGGGGCACAGCCTCGGGGCGCTCGTCGCGTACGAGGTGACGCGCCGGCTGCGTGACCTCGGCGCCCCCGCGCTGCCGGCCCGGCTGGTGGTCTCGGGCTTCCCGGCACCTCATATGCCGCGTCCGCACACGGAGTTGCACACCCTGCCGGACGCCGAGTTGCTCGACGCCGTCTCGCGGCGCCACGGCGGCATCCCGCAGGAGGTGCTCGACTCGCCCGAGCTGCAGGCGCTGACAGTGCCGGCGCTGCGCGGGGACTACCGGCTCCTGGAGACCTACGTGTGGCGGGAGTCGGCCCCGCTGGAGCTGCCGGTGACCGTCTTCGGCGGTCGCGAGGACCGGGTCACGCCGGAGCAGCTGGAGGCCTGGCGGGAGCTGACGACGGGCGAGGTGACCGTACGGCGGTTCCCGGGCGGACACTTCTACCTGCGCGAGCGCCCGGCCGAGGTGCTGCGGGCGCTGGCCGCGGAGGTCAGGGCGGCCCGGGTGCCGGCGGGGACGGGCGGCGCCGCGACGGAGGGGGCGTCGTGCTGA